The window tccttttttttttttttttttttttgttccaatacACACAAAGGGAATAAACATGTGTATAGCAAAACATGTGTTATTATTAAACATGTGTAATTTTCTAGAATAGTTTCAGGGGTGCCAACagttttggccatgactgtgcCTGAGCTGTTTCTTTAAGGCCGGGTTGCTGCTCTTGCATCTGGGTAAAGTCCTACTCAGGGTGCTTTTTACACATTTCTGCTATTTTGACATATCGGTTGTGAAACGCGCATGAGGGTGTGCGAGTTAGCGGAACTGCTAATATGTTGCATCGATCTGCCGCGTGAGGCTTTAATAGAGGAGTGTACGCATTAGACTTTCGGTCATGTGACTGCTGGTTTCGGGGTCTCCAGGGATGACAGATGGGGCTCCGCTGTCATAAAGCGCACGGCAGGAAGAGTGACGCGACGTGGCGGCTTCCTGAATCTGCCTCCATGGTTGAGCAGTATCActaactggtgtgtgtgtgtgtgtgtgtgtgtatggccacattatgtacaaataaggcaaaaaaaaaaggacagatggCACGAGACTAAATAGAGCCCTCCTTAAACGCCGAAGGCTCTTCCTCTCTTTACTCAAACGCTTAGTTTTGCTCTTTTTCAAAAGGTTTCAGTGTGATTAAAATCTTCCGTTGAGTTTCCTGTCTGGGTTTACTGCAGCAGACTGACGCCATAAAACGGTTCGAAAGTCCTTGGCGTATTTTTAAAGAGCCTTAAAATGCCCTTTTCCCCTTCGCCTTTTAGTGATTTGTTTATAAAAGAGGTACGCTAGATCTCCAGCGaatgagagagaggaaagaaaacGCACTCGCTTTTGCGTGCTAAATGATTGCAGGTGTAGTTAGTGGATGCCTTGAGGGAGATTTGGAAAGAACAATGGCGTAAAAATCTAtgcaaattagttttttttttttctttctttgaggTAAGGAGTAAAACACCAAAGGGTGTGTTgatttaggaaaataatcaacagccAGGCAGTTTTGATTTGTACGAACTGGGGGTTAAAAGTTATGGAAGGTGTTTTTGTCTTGGTCCTTccctgagtgttttattcctcttctaCCACAGCAAGTAGTtgcactgaaatgctgtggAACATTATGTTCTACGAGTTACTTCCTGTTTTTCGCTCACCTccgcctctttttttttttttttttttcactcttggTAGAGCTCGATAAGACAAAAGCTGCGGCTTGTCGCGTTACTGAGAAACTggaactcctcctcctcctgaccgctttacctctgactgttatgAATTGCTgtagactccttccataaatgtgtTAATATATATCAGACAACAGAAAACTTTATCGTATGGTCTGAGAGCTGTTACATTGAGAAAAGTTAAATTTTGCATGTCAAAGCCTCTGCAACTGAAAACGCATCAACGTCTTCAGACAGGTCGCGGTTTGTCGGGCTCTTCAATCAGTTTCTGCGAGTCCCTTCGTTTTTGGGGTTAAAGAGACGCCACATGTACGCTAAGCGGCAGCCTTGCGGTGCCAGTAAGGGACAGGAAGCGGCTTGAGCGATAGTGCGTTCACGTCCAGCGGTTGTATGCTGAGAACCCTGGGTGTGTTGTGAGAAACGAGTGCACGCAACACTTGCATGAAAAGATCTCTGTGCTGTGGAGTATTGGCGCGAACGTTTCCCTTCAAAACAAGGAAGTGGTTTGTCTGTGAGAGTCTGTGGCCGGTTACTAACTGACTGACAGGCGGTGTAGTAATGACTGAAACAAACACGAGGCAGTGTGTTCATTTTttctataactttttttttttactaaatcatTACTCAGCAATGACATTTCTTGGTTTTATTAAGCATTGCCTGCTACATGGCTAATGTggctaataattaataaaagtgtTTTCCCACCAATTACAAGTAAAAACTTTCCTCAAATGACAGAAGTTGACCTATCATATAATTTAGCTTGTAAATTAactttagttagaagtttttatCCAGTGACTCCAGGACATTTTACTTCCCCATCGTTTTTTACAAATACTTTTCTAAAACTACAAATTTAACCATTTTAACTAACTCTTTTATCTCCCTTCGATGCTAACTTGTCCATCCCATACATTActtaaattcattattattattattttttttttcccctgattttctccctaatttattcgtggccaattcctccccgtcactagggggctcccacattaaggctactactaccactcagccgggagggccgaagacgaTCATGGGTTTcttccgaaccacgtgacgccagccgactgcatcttttcgaactgctcgcacCATTGCGGGGCgtcgtaacacacttggaggacagcactatccgctccttccgctcgagtgagctcacagacgccactgattggctgtagagccgtgattaatgtgggagcactaaataacctctcatccctcccctctgagagagctcggccaatcagctctctctagacctccggctgcgagaggttacacgCAGTTGCTtcatagttcaggactggagtttccaatagtctacctgagcctccagtaaTTACCTGAACTCCTTATTAACTTTAATACATCATCTGTTATACTGACCTTCTAACCGCTTAACACAAAATATGACTGCACAACAACTCctttatcacccaaataaggatgggttccctgttgagtctggttccttaaTGATGTCATCTCGGGAAGTTTTTCCCTGCCACCGTTGGCTTCggctcgctcatcagggacaatctgatcgttttgatttatacatattttcccacatttacataattttgacTTTGATTGGGTAAAGATGCTTTGCGACGATGCCCATTGTAAAAAGcgttgtacaaataaaatagaattgaatctTAGCAACATTATTTATAGCGTTGCAAGGTTTTGCCCTAGCTACAACTTAACTATTGTTGCGTTGCTATTACTATACTTGGGTATTAATTCATTTAGTTGCGTAGTAGCTTCTTTTTGTCAGGTGGTGTGTCGCATCTACAGTGGCCTGGGCTTTGTTAACGTTGCGAGAAGGCAAGAAAGAGAAGCTGGGGAGGAACTGGCTGTTTATTATCTGCTTCATTGGGGCGAAAGCAGAAACGAACTTACATTAAACGTGATCATACCACATGGTCAtcgatttatttttctgtaatagCCCAGCTCTTTGCTGTATGACCGCATGCTGCTTGCTCTTCTGCACTCAGGAAATAATCCtaggtgtgtgtgggtagaCGAGGGACTGCCGGTAACTTGATACATCTTGTGATTGTGTGAATAGGATCCGTTTTCCTCATGAGGTGTTCTGTTGTCCcctctctcgctccctctctctttaGCGGGTCGAGTTACCCGTGTACAtccagaggagagagagaactCTGCGCGTAGGGAAATGAGGCCCGGGTGTGTCCGAGTGTTTGTAGCTTTGTGGGTAGTGTGCAGGGAGGTGGTGCTACAGGACCTGGGCTGAGAAACAGGGCACTAAAACATGAGGGTGTGTCACATGTCATATATAATGCAGTGTAAATGCAATGTTCAATTTCCCATTCAGGTAAGAGTTAGGGTTAACATTGGAGCCGTCAGGATTCATTTAATACTGTTCTAGTTTTCATAATAgcatctttttttgtgtgtgtgtgtccatgtgtctcTATGTGTCTGTGTCTCCATGTGTCCGTATGTGTGTCcatgtgtttgcgtgtgtccaatatgtgcgtgtatgtgtcCAGGTGTGCTTAAGGGGGTCTACCTATTGGTATTTATGTTTATCTCAGTGTGTCTTTCTGCATttcctatctgtctgtctgtccgtgtgtgtgtgtgtgtgcgcgcactgtatgtctgtctggcGTGTTTGGAAAACAACCCTCTATCAATCTTGGAGGCACCAGGAAGTAGAGCAATCACTGGCTTTATGTAATTAttacggtgtgtgtgtgcatacatgtacagtatataaaatgtgtgtgtgcgtgcatgcactGTAAAACGATGCATACACAGATGGTGATGAGCGGAGCAGGAGAAAGCAAATTGTAACATGAGCAGGTTCTGTGTGTGCACTGCGCGGCCCCTGAGTGAGAGCGCTGCGATTATGGGATGCcattgttttgattttttttttgttgccaggGGCAACCAGATAATTGACGCTTTACATTAATTccccatttttgtttgtttccaggACAACCTAAGCCCCTCAGACGAGAAGCCCGTCCAGCGctctaaggtgtgtgtgtgtacagacatTCACGTTTCTTCTTAATACCATATTTCTGCCGTGTCATCTATATCTGTTTCACTTCTGTTTGTTAAATGATGTGTCGTCTGCAGATCCTcaccatgttgtgtgtgtgtgtgtgtgtttcagtcttTGAGCTTTAAGCCGCAGAGGGAGACCTGCTCGTCATGTGAGAAGACGGTGTATCCGATGGAGAGACTGGTGGCCAACAACCTGATCTTCCATGCCAACTGCTTCTGCTGCAAGCACTGCAACACCAAGCTCAGGTTAGAGCCGAGTCCTGATTGAAATGGGACgctatatattgtacagtacatgtgcgcgctctgacctctctctctctctctctctctctctctctctccctctctgtcttgtctctgtGCAGTCTCGGCACGTACGCGGCGCTGCAGGGCGAGTTTTACTGCAAACCGCACTACCAGCAGCTGTTCAAGAGCAAAGGGAACTACGACGAGGGCTTCGGACGCAAGCAGCACAAAGAGCGCTGGGCCTCCAAAGACGCCGAGAGCATCACCAAATCGCCATGACGACGTCTCCGTCCTTTCCTGATCTCCAGCGCTTTCTCGCATCTCACCGACTGGATTTGATTCTCTGTCTCAAATCTGCCTGCGCACtctcttacactctctctctctctctctctctctctcacacacacactcgcacgcacatcagtacacactctcacacgcacaAATCACGATAAGGCGGGCATCCCGCATCTTTTCTAGAGCATTTCTAACTCTTCAGCCCTTTCAGCCTTCAGTAAATGATAatatcttttaattattattatttttatttaccctCGCTGATTTGTGACCAAAACCCCCGAATCAAAAGGCGAGATgtaattttgtctttttattttccttcttttattttattttattcattttaaaataatttccatCCTGTGTCATTTCATCATTCTTTTGTCAGGTACACATGTTCGAACATACCAGGTCTTTTAGCCGAACCACTTACACAAGTCCAAAGTTTCAGGAGGTACACTCAGGTAACGAttctgaggtgtgtgtgcgcgtatgtgTGTGAGATTCATTCCTTCTACCTTTTGTCAAGCATTATGTCACGTTTAGTTTTGTCCGGAGAGGGTTAGGCAGCcactttgcctttttttttctattttatttttatatattcatacaCTCAGCAGGGTATTATATGTGTGAAAGTACAGGGTATACGGTACTGTATGCATCTCTGCTGAACCTCGCTCAAACGTTCCACACGCTCATTTTCTTTGTCATATGCGCACACGTTCAATAGTGATAATAAAGATTTTCTGttggagaaaaacaaatatCTCCAGGAGTCCTAAAGGGTGCTTTCACGTCTGTGGAACGGATCGAAATCTGtacttttggtttgttttcctGGAATATCTGAGTGCTGATGTGTTTAGGTAAAAACCTTAATCTGTACAGCTAAAATTTTATCCGTTCAATGGGCCGAGCGATATGAAGATCACAGTGCACATGCTCGTTACGTCCATCGTCTTCGTCAGTCAAATCTGAACTTTGTGGCTCAAGGCTTATAGGCTAGCTTGTTTAGCAGTTCTTGGCCCCGTCCACCATCGCTGTGTTTTTCACCTGCcagaagaaaaacagaagaCGCACCAAGGTTGTGTTCAGTCAGACTAAACTAAAGCGGGTACTACCGTGAAAGAACTCTTAGAGACCTCTCCATTTATCACCTTGTTTATTTACTATAGCACTTGATAACTCCTGCTCTGACACTTATAGCTTCGGGGTTATAAACCCGCGCTGCGTTGTACTTCCATCATCACGTTTCTTTACCTTACGACTGAATCCCATCATGTTCTTGAGCCTGCAATGTTTTCATTGCTTTTAGAAGTTctcctttgttttatttatgagaGCACCTGACCATCCAGGATTTTAAGGGTTTCCATTGTTAATGTTCCAGCTCCTGCGCAGTCATTGATCAGTACTGATGACTATGACTGTATTTCTTTACACggtgaatgtactgtagtttgCAGAAAAGCCGCTAAACGCCGAGGTTTGTGTTACGGACCCAGTGAACTTGCGAGTTAAGCGTCATCGCAGCTCGTCGCATCACTACTTTCCCCTCTCCGTCGCCACTTCCTGTCGTTGCACATTGTTCTGTCGGCTTCCTGTGAGCTGCTCTGTGGCTTCGACAGGATTCACCCTGGTCTTCTGTAGCACAAAGCTAGTGACTGCTCGGTGTCGCCCAGGATTGTGCACAGGTTTCAGTGATCAGACTGTTTtgccaccccccccccctttttttttgtagtttccATGGTGTAACAAGGGTCACGTCAGCTCCACCTTCTTCCGCTCAGGAGGCTTTGACCTTTAGTGTATAGAAACCGTAATGGTGTTTAGTCAGTTAAAACGACATCCTTTTTTATGAATGTGGCTGAAAAGCTGAAATAGAAAGGCTAAtgtctggtgtttttttttgcagtctgGTAAACACCTGAAATAAAAAACTTGTAGTTAATCTTGCCATGTGACATGTGTTTTACAAAACAATTGAGTCACCAATAACCGCTTTAAAGGGAATTTACAACATCTCCCACTACTATCTTGAGCTCATGGTCTTGGCATTTGAAAGGAATGACCTTAAGGAAATTTGCAACTTTGCCCATTACCATTTTTTGTTTAGGGCCTTGTAGAGGGGAATTTGCAATATGTCCCAGTACTATCTCAAGTTCAGGGTCTTCCCATTTTTAATGGGGATTCCAACAACAATCTTGTGTTCAGAGCTCTGTCATTTTGAGTTTCATTTAAGATATATCCCAGTACTATTAATTTATAGAGCGTTAACGTGGACAAAATTAACAGTATCTCCTAGGGGTATGTTTTATTCAGGTTTTAAACTTTGTAAATCATTTGCGACATCTACAAGTatgatcttgtttttttttctttctcccccaGTACCATCTTGTGTTGAGGGTTTTTTTGTGATTGGTGGTAATTTGCAACATCGTCCAGTACTTTATTCTATTCAGGGCCTTCCAGAGGCACGTAAAGGGAATTTACACTCCCGGTACTATCTTGTGTTTATAACTCTGGTGGTTAGAGGGAATTTGCAACATCTGTTGGTACGGTCTTATTTTTCCCTAACAGCGAAAATTAACAATCTTGTGTTCAGGTGTTTGTTATTCGGCAGTAATTTGCAACATCGCCAAGGTACCATCTTTTCTTTGGGTCCTTGTAGAGGCATGTAAAAGGAATTTGCAGCATTTCCAGTACTTTCCCATATTTCACCCCTCCCTGCATCATCCCAGTCCAGGTCCCTAGCATCATAGTAGCGCTGACAGAAAGCTCCATCTGGTGGTGGAAGAGCAAATGGCAAATCAGCTACAACAAAAGAACAGCAAGAAAATTagcattttctattattatttttttctcattttttcaaTATAATTTCAGTTTCTCATGTGTTTTGGCTTATCATCGGCTTTGATGTTTTGTAGTTGATCCAGTTGTtaaatcagcttttttttcattgttaatCTTGGGAAGTAATCATAAAGCCATGGAGAGGTCGAGTTGATGCCTCTTACCAAGGAATTCCACAGAAACCCCTTTTTCTTGTTGCACATGTTTAAGATTACTGTGAAACTGAAGGCGCTGTGAGTTTTAAAACGTatcaaaaagacaaaataatattttcttaagTGTTaggataagaataaaaataataaaacgtaTCCATTTCAGATCTTTACCCAAAGCTTCCTTCTTTGAGTGTTCAGATTtctatctgtatttttttttaactctaatgtttatttcttttgtagagttcatattttcacaggGCTATAAGGCACAAAACCACACCATATCAAAGTGTCTGTATCACAGTGTCCAGTTTACctctttctgttttcagtgaCTTATGGGATTGGGGAGGGGGTAGGGTACAAACATTGTTGTCTTTCTTGCCTGATTGTAGCTTGTCGTGTCTGTGGTTGTTACTTTAGATGTATGCCTTATTTAATGTAGTACTTAAAAGTCTAGATGATGGTCAGCATGTGGTTTCTGTGTGAGTGGAGATTTGCGTGGATTAAAAATGGAGTATTCTGTGTCTTAACTTCAGAATGGAGGACTGAACATGGTGGCCTTAAAATGGCAGAAAGTtattattacactttttttttgtcttttccctACTTTTGCATTTATGTTTATTCCCCAAATTTCTGTTCGGGTCTTGATTCATTTTCTTTGCCTACtttacagcacacacacctgaattcttgaaaacttttaattttttaaagcattttaaaatgttgattaaAAACTGTGAGGTCTTACTGCACCCCTCCCCGTCTCAATCGTGTTGtgctccctctctttctctttttttaatttctcatttttgtacatgcttttaaagaaaataataattaaaacaaacattctGATGTTGATTTATTGTTTGc of the Clarias gariepinus isolate MV-2021 ecotype Netherlands chromosome 16, CGAR_prim_01v2, whole genome shotgun sequence genome contains:
- the limd2 gene encoding LIM domain-containing protein 2, with protein sequence MDNLSPSDEKPVQRSKSLSFKPQRETCSSCEKTVYPMERLVANNLIFHANCFCCKHCNTKLSLGTYAALQGEFYCKPHYQQLFKSKGNYDEGFGRKQHKERWASKDAESITKSP